From the genome of Candidatus Eremiobacteraceae bacterium:
GGAAATCGACGCTTGCGCTGCGGCTCCTCGACTGCTTGAGCCGCGATCTTCCCGTGTTGTATTGCTCCGCCGAAGAGTCGGCGGCGCAGATCAAGTCGCATGCCGCGCGCCTAGAGGCGTCGAGTGACATCATGCTCGTCGCGTCGACCGATGCGGCCGAGATCATCGCGGCGATAGGAGCTTCGAGGCCTGCGCTCGTCGTCGTCGATTCCGTCCAGACGATCGCGCTCGCCGAGGTCGAAGGGTCGCCCGGATCTCCGTCGCAAGTCCGCGAGTGCGCGCTCGCGATCACGCGCCACGCGAAAGAAACCGGCTGTGCTGTCGTGCTCGTCGGACACGTCACCAAAGACGGCGCGATCGCCGGCCCGAAGGTCCTCGAGCACATCGTCGACGTCGTTCTCTACTTCGAAGGCGAGCGGCTCGGTCCGCATCGTGTCTTGCGCGCGACGAAGAACAGGTTCGGGGCGACCGACGCGGTGTGCGTCTTTGCGATGGACGAGGGCGGCTTGAGCGAGGTCCGCGATCCTTCGCAGCTGTTTCTCGGCGAACGCGCCGCGGTCTCCGGCTCGGCCGTCACCGCGACGCTTCACGGGGTGCGCCCCATGCTCGTCGAGGTCCAAGCGCTCGTGTCGTCTGCGGGCTACGGCACGCCTCGGCGCTTGGTGAGCGGCCTCGACTACAACCGCGCGTGCATGATCGTCGCCGTGCTCGAGCGCCGGTGCGGCATGCGGCTGGCCGACCAAGACGTGTATATCAGCGTCGCGGGCGGCTTGCGTGTCGTCGATCCGGCCGCCGACTTGGGGATGGCGCTAGCGATCGCGTCGGCGTTTCGGAATCGGGCCGTTCGAGAGGATCTCGCGTGCTTCGGCGAGATCGGCCTCGCCGGCGAAGTCCGGGCCGTCACCGGCGCAGTCCGGCGCGCAAACGAGGCCGCGAAGCTCGGCTTTCGGCGGCCCGTAGTGCCCGCTGCGTCGAGCGCCGCGTTGACTTCTAGTGGATGCTCGTTCGTCTCGGTCAGAACTGTGACGGAGGCCATCGCGGCCGCATTCGACTAAACGCGTAGGCGGAGACCGCGTTTTCGCGGCGAAGGCGCGCGTAATGGTGGCCGTCGCTCCCGTCGAAATAGACGGAACCAATCTCACGCTTCCGCTCGTCTGGGCGGTGGCGTGCGACGCTAGGCCGGTCGCGCTCGCGGCATCGGTGCGCGAAAAGGTACGGGCTGCGCGCGATCTCGTCGAGCAGACCGTCTCGCGTGCGGACGCTGTCTACGGCGTCACGACGGGCTTCGGCAAGTTGAAGAACGTCCGCATCCCTCCGGAAGACGCAAAGGCGCTGCAGCTCAATCTCGTCCGTAGCCATGCGAGCGGCGTCGGCGATCCGCTGCCGGTCGACGCGACGCGCGCGAGCGTGCTGCTTCGCGCGCACTCGCTCGCGTACGGCAACTCCGGCGTGCGGATCGAGATCATCGAAGGTCTGCTCGCGCTGCTCGATCGCGGCGTGACGCCGGTGATCCCTTCGCAGGGCTCGGTCGGCGCGTCGGGCGACTTGGCGCCGCTCGCGCACATGGCGCTCGTACTCGTCGGCGAAGGCGAGGCCTCCTTCGATGGCGTGCGCATGCCGAGCGCCGATGCGTTGCGCCGGGCGGGAATCGCGCCGCTGACGTTGTCGTTCAAGGAGGGCCTTTCGCTCATCAACGGCACGCAGGTGATGACCGCGATCGGCGCGCTAGCACTGGTTCGCGCCGAAACTCTGTGCAAAGCGGCCGATATCGCTGCGGCGATGAGCCTCGAGGCATTCCTCGGCAGCGAGGCGGCGTTCGACGAGCGGCTGAGCGCGTTGCGTCGCCATGCCGGGCAAGCGCAGGTGTCAGCGAACATCCGGCATCTGCTTCGCGATTCCGCGGTGATGGACTCGCACGAGGGGTGCGATCGCGTACAAGACCCGTACTCGTTTCGCTGCACCGCGGTCGTCCACGGTGCCGTACGCGACACGTTGCGCTTCGTCCGCGGCATCGTTGAAGTCGAGATGAATTCGGTGACCGACAACCCGATCGTCTTCCCCGAAGACGGCGACTTCATCAGCGGCGGCAATTTCCACGGCGAACCAATCGCGCTCGCGATGGACTACCTTTCGATCGCGCTGTCAGAGCTCGGCTCGATCTCCGAGCGGCGCAACTACAAGCTGCTCGACGGGCTCGAAGGACTGCCGCCGTTCCTCACCGAGCATCACGGGCTGAACAGCGGCTTCATGCTCGCGCAGTACACCGCCGCGGCGCTCGTTTCCGAGAACAAGACGCTCGCGCATCCGGCGTCGGTCGACTCGATCCCGACATCGGCCGGCCAAGAAGATCATGTGAGCATGGGGACGATTTCGGCGCGTCATTGCGAGCAAGTGCTCACCAACGTCGAGACGGTGATCGCGATCGAGCTGCTCGAGGCCGCGCAGGCGCTCGATTTCCGCCGGCCGCTTTCGTTCGGCCGCGGCACGGCGATCGCGCATCGCGTGATCCGCGAACGGATCGCGCATCTCGAAACGGATCGCCAATTGAGCATCGATATGGCCGCCGCGCGTGAGCTCGTAGCTAACGGCTCGATCGTGCGCGCGGTCGAAGCGGAGCTCGGATCGCTGTGAGCATTACCGAATTTCTTGAAAGGAAGCGATGAGCACGACGCACGCTGACCGCGTGATCCGGGCGCCGCGCGGACCGCAGCTGTCCTGCAACGGCTGGGGCCAGGAAGCTGCGATGCGGATGCTCATGAACAACCTCGACCCAGAGGTCGCCGAGCGGCCCGAAGATCTCGTCGTGTATGGCGGCAGCGGTCGAGCGGCACGATCATGGGAAGCGTACGACGCCATCGTCCGCACGCTCAAGCGTTTGAAGAACGATGAGACGCTGCTCGTCCAGTCCGGCAAGCCCGTCGCCGTCTTCAAGACGCACGAGGCTGCACCACGCGTCCTCATCTCGAACGCGATGCTCGTGCCTGCGTGGGCCGATTGGGATACGTTCCGCAAACTCGAAGCCGCTGGTCTCACGATGTACGGACAGATGACCGCCGGTTCGTGGATCTACATCGGCACGCAAGGCATCTTACAGGGGACCTACGAGACCTTTGGCGCGCTCGCGCGCAAGCATTTCGGCGGATCGCTCAAGGGCCGCATCGTGCTCACTGCGGGACTCGGCGGCATGGGCGGCGCGCAGCCACTCGCAGTGACGATGAACGGTGGCGTCGCGATCTGCGTCGAGATCGATCCGGAGCACGCGCGCCGGCGGATCGAAGGAAAGTATTGCGACGTGGCCGCGTCGACGATCGACGAGGCGCTCGAGCTTGCGACCGATGCTGCGAAAGACGAGCGCGCGCTTTCCATCGCCCTCATCGGCAATGCCGCAGATGTCTTCCCCGACCTGCTTCGCCGCCATGCGCCGATCGACGTCGTCACCGACCAGACCGCCGCGCATGACGTGCTCACAGGTTACGTCCCACGCGGCATGACGATCGAAGGGGCGGACGAGCTGCGCGAGCAGGATCCGAAGCAGTACGAACACCGCGCGCTCGAATCGATCGTCGCGCACGTCGACGCGATGATCGGTTTTCAGAAGCACGGCGCGATCGTCTTCGACTACGGCAACAACATCCGTCATCAAGCCGCCCGCGGCGGCGTCAAGGACGCGTTCGCGTTCCCAGGCTTCACCCCGGCCTTCATCCGGCCGCTGTTCTGCGAGGGTAAGGGGCCGTTCAGGTGGGCGGCGCTGTCGGGCGATCCAGCGGACATCGCGGCGCTCGACGACGCACTCCTCGAAACGTTCCCAGACGACGAACATCTCCATCGCTGGATCGCGCTCGCACGCGAGCGCGTGAAATTCCAGGGTTTGCCAGCGCGCATCTGCTGGCTCGGCTACGGCGAACGGGCGAAGTTCGGCCTGCGCATCAACTCGATGGTCCGCTCCGGAGAGTTGAAAGCGCCGATCGTCATCGGCCGCGACCACCTCGACACGGGATCGGTCGCATCGCCGTACCGCGAGACCGAGGCGATGCTCGACGGATCCGACGCGATCGCCGACTGGCCGATCCTCAACGCGCTGCTCAACGCTGTTGGCGGCGCCCATTGGGTGAGCGTCCATCACGGCGGCGGGGTCGGCATCGGCTATTCGATCCATGCGGGCATGGTCGTCGTCGCCGATGGTTCAGACGATGCGCAAGCGCGGTTGACACGCGTCCTGACGACGGACCCGGGCATCGGCATCGTCCGTCACGCTGATGCAGGCTACGAAGAGGCGATCGAAGCCGCCGATCATCACGGGATCGATTGGAGGCTCTGAATTTGGAACGGCCGCCTCTGGACATACGTCGGGCCAAGCTCACGGGTTGATGCAAGGCCGCGGCGGTCGACCGTAAAGGTCGACCGCTCCATTGTTGGGGACTAGCCGTTCGCGATGCGGCGCGCGCGCTCGAGCATCTCGGGCGCTTTGAGCCGCTCGGTCATCGTTTTGAATTCCGCCTTCGGGCCGCCCCATCGAAGTTCGTCGATCGAGTCAAAGACCGGCACGTCCGTCCGCAGCGTCGCGAGCTCGCGGAAGAGCAGCGCGTCATCCCACGATTTCGTCAGCGACTCGGATAGCGCACGCGCACGAGCGATCGACGGATCCCACTGGCGCCAATCTTTCGGGATCGCCTCGAGATGGACGTAGCGCGAGAGCGCCGCCGAGGCCGCTTTCGCGCCCCAACCGGCGATGCCGGGAAAGCCGTCGGCGCTGTCGCCGACGACCGCGAGATAGTCGGGGATGGACTCCGGTTTGACGCCGAACTTGTCGACGACGCCTTGCTCGTCGCGTACGACGTCACGCCGGCGATCGAGCTGGACGATCCGCGTTCCCGAGACGCATTGGCCGAGATCCTTATCCGGCGTACAGACGATGACGCGCCTGACGCGCGAGTCGGCCGCCGCTTTGACCGCCGCCGCCGCGAGCGCGTCGTCGGCCTCGACGTCGACCATCGGCCACACGAGCGTGCCGAGCGCGTCGAGAGCCGCTTCGAGGATCGGGAATTGCGACATGAGCTCCGGGTCGACACCTTCACCCGTCTTGTAGCCGCGATAGAGGTCGTTACGGAATGATTCGATGACGTGATCAGTCGCGACGCCGATATAGCGTACGCCGCTCTCGAGCATCGACAGCACCGATGCGACGACGCCTCGCACCGCACCGATCTCTTGACCGCCGGCGTCGCGCGACGGCGGAACAGCGAAGAAATGCCGGAAGAGCTCGTACGTGCCATCGACGAGGTAGACGTCGATCGTCGCGCTGGCGTCTTTCCCCGCCTTCGTCGTCTTAGCCGGCATCGCGTTTCGTTTGCGCATCGGCGCTCCGGCGCGCGCACGTCGCAGCGCGCTTGAGGAGCAGATCGCGTTCGCGAGCGTTCCTCGTGAGCGAGGCCGCGCGCGCGTACTCCGCACGCGCTTCGGAAAAACGCCCGAGTTCGGCGAGCAAGTGCCCGCGGACGCTCGGCAGCAGATAGTACGTCGCGAGCGTGCGCTCGCTGGCGAGCGAATCGACTATCGTCAGACCTGCTTGCGGACCGAACGCCATGCCGACCGCGACCGCGCGATTGAGGTCGACGATCGGCGATGGGTCCAGCTGTGCGAGCGCGTCGTAAAGCGCGACGATCCGAGCCCAGTCGGTGTCGGCGGCGGTATGTGCTCGCGCGTGGCACGCCGCGATCGCTGCTTGGAGCGCGTACGGCCCAAGCGCGCCGCCGAGCCGCTCCGCTCGGTCGAGCGCAGCGAGACCGCGCCGAACGAGCAGGCGATCCCAGCGCGAGCGGTCTTGGTCGAGAAGCAAGACCGGCTCGCCCGACGACCCGATCCGCGCGCGCAGGCGCGAAGCCTGGATCTCCATGAGCGCCACGAGCCCATGGGCCTCCGATTCCTGCGGCACCAGTTCGGCGACGATGCGGCCGAGACGAAGCGCGTCGTTGCACAGCTCCGGCCGAACCCAGTCGTCACCGGCGGTCGCGGAGTAGCCCTCGTTGAAGATTAGGTAGATGACCTCGAGCACTGCGGGCAGACGCTTCTCGAGTTCTCCGCCGCTGGGTGCCTCGAAAGGCACGCGCGCCTCCGACAGCGTCCGCTTCGCGCGGACGATCCGTTGAGCGATCGTCGCCTCGGGAACGAGGAACGCTCCCGCTATCTCTTCGGTCGTCAGGCCGCCCACGAGGCGAAGCGTCAGCGCGACGCGTGCATCGAGCGAGAGCACTGGGTGGCACGCGACGAAGATCAGCCTGAGCATATCGTCTTTGAAGTCGTCGAGCATCGAGTCGACGTCATCGCTTTGCACTTGATCCGCTCGGACATCCGCCGCGACCTCGTCGCGCTTATCGTCGAAACGTTGCGAGCGGCGCACGCGGTCGATCGCTCGATGCTTCGCCGTCGCCATGAGCCAGGCGGCTGGATTGTCGGGCACGCCGGTCTGCGGCCACCGTTCGAGCGCTACGACGAGCGCGTCGTGCGCGAGTTCCTCCGCAACGGCGACGTCGCGCACGATCCGCGCGATCCCGGCGATGAGCCGTGCCGACTCTATCCTCCAGACCGCGTCGATCGTGCGCTTGACGTCCGCCTCCGGCATCATGTCCTCGTCGAGTCGAGCAGCTATTTCTTCGTCAACTGCTCTCCGAGCTCGCGTGCTTCCTTGACCGCCGGGATGTCGCCGAAGTCTTCAAGTTCGAAGACCCGGCGGATCTCGAGGTGCGTCTCGGCGCCATCGGGGTGCGGGTTCGGCGCTCGCTTCGCCCACTCGATCGCCTCGTCGAGCGACTTCGCCTGGATCACCCAGAAGCCGGCGATGAGCTCCTTCGTTTCGGCGAACGGACCGTCGACGACGGACCGTTTGTCGCCCTTGAAAACCACTCGCGCGCCTTGCGACGACGGTGCGAGTCCGTCGAGGTCGAGCAGGACGCCCGCCTTCGCGAGCTCCTGGTTGTACTTGTTCATCGAGCTGATGAGCTCGTTGCTCGGCAGGACGCCTTTCTCCGAGTTCTCGCTCGCCTTGACGATCATCATGAAACGCATGGTATGTCTCCTCATCAATCTTCTGCTTTTGAGCCGAGGCTCTACAAGCACGTCGGATGAGGGTCCTCGGAATCGACATGATGCGTCGGAATTCTGTCCCGATGCGTGAATTTATTTGTCGACGGATGCGCCTATTTCGGCGCGGTCGCCGCTTGGTAGTATTTGCTCGTCGGTGGGTGATCGAGCGAGTCTGCGATGAGGCGCGTCGCGGCGACGACGCCTTCGAGCGAGACGCCGGTCTCGATTCCCATGCCGTGAAGCATGTAGAGAAGATCTTCCGTCGCAAGGTTGCCCGCCGCGCCCGGCGCATATGGGCACCCGCCGAGGCCGCCCGATGACGAATCGAAGATCGCAATGCCGAGCTCGAGCGCGGCGACGACGTTCGCCAGCGCGGTGCCGCGAGTATCGTGGAAATGCATCGCGAGACGGCCGACGTCGATATGCTGCTTCAACGCTTCGCTCACCGCGACGACCTGATTCGGCGTCGCGACACCGATCGTATCGCCGATGCTCACTTCATCGATGCCGATGTCGATGAGGCGCCGCGACACGTCGACCACGGCGCGCGGCGCGATCGCACCTTCGTATGGACAGCCGAATGCAGTCGAGACGTACCCGCGTACTCGGACGTTGCGCTCGCGTGCCAAGGCGATGACCGGCACGAAGCGCTCGATCGACTCCGCGATCGTCGCGTTCGTGTTGCGCTTGTTGAACGTCTCCGATGCCGCGGTGAAGACCGACACTTCGCGCGCGCCCGCCGCAAGTGCGCGCTCCATCCCGCGCGCGTTCGGCACGAGGACAGGATATCGAACCCCGGTGCGTCGCTCGATGCCGCGCATGACGTCTTCGGCGTCCGCGAGCTGCGGGATCCAGCGCGGGTCGACGAACGAGGTCGCCTCGATGATGGGTAACCCCGCGGCTGCAAGGGCGTCGATGTAGGCGATCTTCGTCGCGGTCGGCACGACGCGCGCTTCGTTCTGCAACCCGTCGCGCGGTCCGACTTCGACGAGCGTCACTCGTGCGGGCAGCGCTGCGAAGACATCCGCCATCAAGCGTACGCCTCGAGCGCCACGAGAACATCGCCGGCGCCGACCGTATCGCCCGGCGTCACGTCGACCGACCGGACGACGGCGTCGTACGGCGCGAGGACCGTGTGCTCCATCTTCATCGCTTCCATGACGACGAGGACGTCGCGCGCGCTGACCTCGTCACCGGCGCGAACCGGCGTCTTGACGATCTTGCCGCTCATCGGCGCCTCGACGACGCCGGCACCCGACCCCGTGCCGTGTCCGTGTCCGCTTGATTGTGCCGAAGGCGGCGCGAGCAGCGCGAAGTCGCGGACGAAGCCCCCAATCGCGACCGAGATCTTTCCGCGCGACGGCCATGCGGCAAATCGTGTCGTCGCTCCCGCGTGCGCGATCGTCGAGCCGGCACCGTCAAAAAAAACGATCGCCTCTTCGGCGCCGCTCGTGCACGACCATCGGCCGTCCGCTCCGAGCAGGACCATCACGGGCGTTGCTTCGTGACCCGCGAACACGATCGTCCGCGGCTCTGCGGCGTGCCGCCAGGCGCCCAACCTGCGCCAGACCGACCCGGAGGCCGCGTCGTCCGGCTGGCCCGCCGCGGCGGCGGCGGCCGCGAGCAGCGCGACATCGTCGTGAACGCCTGCGAGCAGCATCTCCGGACGAAAATGTTCGTCGATGAACGCGGTCGTCGTCTCGCCGCGGCGAAACGCATCGTGCCCGACGAGCCAGCGAAGGAACGCGATGTTCGTCGTCACGCCGCCGACGATGAAGTCGTCGAGCGCCGCGGCCATCCGCTCGATGCACGCGTCGCGCGTCCGGTCGTACGCGATGAGTTTGGCGAGCATCGGGTCGTAGTCGATCGTCACGTCTGAGCCCGCCTCGACGCCGGTGTCGACGCGAAGCCCCGGACCCGTCGGCGCTTCGAACGCCGTGATGCGGCCGATCGATGGAAGGAAACCGCGCGCCGCATCTTCCGCATAGACGCGCATCTCGATCGCATGACCGCGCGATACGATGTCGCCTTGCGCCAGCCTCAACCGATCACCGGCCGCGACGTAGAGCTGTTCGCGCACGAGATCGACACCGGTCACCGCTTCGGTTATGGGGTGCTCGACCTGCAGCCGCGTGTTCATCTCGAGAAAGTAGTATTTTCCAGATGCGTCGAGCATGAACTCGATCGTTCCGGCGTTGACGTAGCCGACCGCCTGTGCCGCGCGGACCGCCGCCGCTCCCATCTCCGCGCGAAGCGCCGGCGACACGACGGTCGATGGCGTCTCTTCGAGCACTTTTTGGTGTCGCCGCTGGACGGAGCACTCGCGCTCGCCGAGGTGGATGCACGCGCCGTGCGCGTCGGCGAGGATCTGGACTTCGATGTGACGCGGAGCCGCGAGATAGCGCTCGAGGAAGACCGTGCCGTCGCCGAAAGCCGCGAGTGCTTCACGCTGCGCACCTTCGAGGGCGTCGTCGAACTCGGCGAGATCGCGAACGACTCGCATCCCCTTGCCGCCGCCTCCGGCCGACGCTTTGATGAGGAGCGGCACGCCGATCCGCTTCGCGTGGGCTGCGAGCGTCTTGCGCGATTGGTCGTCGCCGAGGTAGCCGGGAACCGTCGGCACGCCGGCCGCTTCCGCCGTCTTCTTCGCGGCGATCTTGTCGCCCATCGCCCGCATCGCCTCGGGCGGCGGTCCGACGAAGCGGATGCCGGCATCGGCGCATGCCGAAGCGAAGCGCGCGTTCTCCGATAGGAATCCGTAGCCAGGATGGATGGCCTGCGCGCCGGTATCGCGCGCCGCGGCGATGACCGCGTCGATCCGGAGATACGACTGCTGCGCCGGGGGCGGACCGATCCGCACGGCGACGTCGCAGGTCCGGACATGCGGCGCGCCGGCGTCAGCGTCGGAGTAGACCGCGACCGTGCGGATCCCCATCGCCCGAGCCGTCTTCGCGATCCGCACCGCGATCTCGCCACGGTTCGCGATGAGCACCGTTTGGAACGGCGCGCTCACGTCCAGTCCGGCTTTCGCTTTTCGAGGAACGCGCGCAAGCCTTCTTGACCCTCGTCGCTCGCGCGCCGCTTTGCGGTCGTCTCCGCCGTCCACGCGCGCGCTTCTTCCGCGGACATCATCGACACCGTTCGAACGATCGTCTTCGCGACTCGGGTCGCCTGCGGACCGCACGCCAGAATCGCATCGACGACTCGGGCGACCGCCGCGTCGAGGCCGGCGGCCGGCACGACGTCGTGGACGAGACCGATGCGCAAGGCACGCGCCGCATCGAAGCGCTCTCCGGTCGTGAAGAGCGCACGGGCATGGGACGCACCGATCTTGCGCAAGACAAAAGGTGAGATGACGGCGGGCACGATGCCGAGCCGCGCTTCGGTGAACCCGAAGATCGCGTCGTCCGTCGCGATGACGATGTCGCACGCCGCGATGATCCCCGAGC
Proteins encoded in this window:
- the radA gene encoding DNA repair protein RadA; amino-acid sequence: MPKTLTVYFCGACGHESPRWLGRCPGCDAWNTFDEAPRAPKGRSARRGRQLSSALAAPGATPTRLSDVDGRPARRIATGLADLDEVLGGGIVAGSVILLAGTPGIGKSTLALRLLDCLSRDLPVLYCSAEESAAQIKSHAARLEASSDIMLVASTDAAEIIAAIGASRPALVVVDSVQTIALAEVEGSPGSPSQVRECALAITRHAKETGCAVVLVGHVTKDGAIAGPKVLEHIVDVVLYFEGERLGPHRVLRATKNRFGATDAVCVFAMDEGGLSEVRDPSQLFLGERAAVSGSAVTATLHGVRPMLVEVQALVSSAGYGTPRRLVSGLDYNRACMIVAVLERRCGMRLADQDVYISVAGGLRVVDPAADLGMALAIASAFRNRAVREDLACFGEIGLAGEVRAVTGAVRRANEAAKLGFRRPVVPAASSAALTSSGCSFVSVRTVTEAIAAAFD
- the hutH gene encoding histidine ammonia-lyase, translated to MVAVAPVEIDGTNLTLPLVWAVACDARPVALAASVREKVRAARDLVEQTVSRADAVYGVTTGFGKLKNVRIPPEDAKALQLNLVRSHASGVGDPLPVDATRASVLLRAHSLAYGNSGVRIEIIEGLLALLDRGVTPVIPSQGSVGASGDLAPLAHMALVLVGEGEASFDGVRMPSADALRRAGIAPLTLSFKEGLSLINGTQVMTAIGALALVRAETLCKAADIAAAMSLEAFLGSEAAFDERLSALRRHAGQAQVSANIRHLLRDSAVMDSHEGCDRVQDPYSFRCTAVVHGAVRDTLRFVRGIVEVEMNSVTDNPIVFPEDGDFISGGNFHGEPIALAMDYLSIALSELGSISERRNYKLLDGLEGLPPFLTEHHGLNSGFMLAQYTAAALVSENKTLAHPASVDSIPTSAGQEDHVSMGTISARHCEQVLTNVETVIAIELLEAAQALDFRRPLSFGRGTAIAHRVIRERIAHLETDRQLSIDMAAARELVANGSIVRAVEAELGSL
- the hutU gene encoding urocanate hydratase, producing MSTTHADRVIRAPRGPQLSCNGWGQEAAMRMLMNNLDPEVAERPEDLVVYGGSGRAARSWEAYDAIVRTLKRLKNDETLLVQSGKPVAVFKTHEAAPRVLISNAMLVPAWADWDTFRKLEAAGLTMYGQMTAGSWIYIGTQGILQGTYETFGALARKHFGGSLKGRIVLTAGLGGMGGAQPLAVTMNGGVAICVEIDPEHARRRIEGKYCDVAASTIDEALELATDAAKDERALSIALIGNAADVFPDLLRRHAPIDVVTDQTAAHDVLTGYVPRGMTIEGADELREQDPKQYEHRALESIVAHVDAMIGFQKHGAIVFDYGNNIRHQAARGGVKDAFAFPGFTPAFIRPLFCEGKGPFRWAALSGDPADIAALDDALLETFPDDEHLHRWIALARERVKFQGLPARICWLGYGERAKFGLRINSMVRSGELKAPIVIGRDHLDTGSVASPYRETEAMLDGSDAIADWPILNALLNAVGGAHWVSVHHGGGVGIGYSIHAGMVVVADGSDDAQARLTRVLTTDPGIGIVRHADAGYEEAIEAADHHGIDWRL
- a CDS encoding 5'-3' exonuclease H3TH domain-containing protein; translated protein: MPAKTTKAGKDASATIDVYLVDGTYELFRHFFAVPPSRDAGGQEIGAVRGVVASVLSMLESGVRYIGVATDHVIESFRNDLYRGYKTGEGVDPELMSQFPILEAALDALGTLVWPMVDVEADDALAAAAVKAAADSRVRRVIVCTPDKDLGQCVSGTRIVQLDRRRDVVRDEQGVVDKFGVKPESIPDYLAVVGDSADGFPGIAGWGAKAASAALSRYVHLEAIPKDWRQWDPSIARARALSESLTKSWDDALLFRELATLRTDVPVFDSIDELRWGGPKAEFKTMTERLKAPEMLERARRIANG
- a CDS encoding RNA polymerase sigma factor codes for the protein MMPEADVKRTIDAVWRIESARLIAGIARIVRDVAVAEELAHDALVVALERWPQTGVPDNPAAWLMATAKHRAIDRVRRSQRFDDKRDEVAADVRADQVQSDDVDSMLDDFKDDMLRLIFVACHPVLSLDARVALTLRLVGGLTTEEIAGAFLVPEATIAQRIVRAKRTLSEARVPFEAPSGGELEKRLPAVLEVIYLIFNEGYSATAGDDWVRPELCNDALRLGRIVAELVPQESEAHGLVALMEIQASRLRARIGSSGEPVLLLDQDRSRWDRLLVRRGLAALDRAERLGGALGPYALQAAIAACHARAHTAADTDWARIVALYDALAQLDPSPIVDLNRAVAVGMAFGPQAGLTIVDSLASERTLATYYLLPSVRGHLLAELGRFSEARAEYARAASLTRNARERDLLLKRAATCARRSADAQTKRDAG
- a CDS encoding YciI family protein, with product MRFMMIVKASENSEKGVLPSNELISSMNKYNQELAKAGVLLDLDGLAPSSQGARVVFKGDKRSVVDGPFAETKELIAGFWVIQAKSLDEAIEWAKRAPNPHPDGAETHLEIRRVFELEDFGDIPAVKEARELGEQLTKK
- a CDS encoding hydroxymethylglutaryl-CoA lyase, producing MADVFAALPARVTLVEVGPRDGLQNEARVVPTATKIAYIDALAAAGLPIIEATSFVDPRWIPQLADAEDVMRGIERRTGVRYPVLVPNARGMERALAAGAREVSVFTAASETFNKRNTNATIAESIERFVPVIALARERNVRVRGYVSTAFGCPYEGAIAPRAVVDVSRRLIDIGIDEVSIGDTIGVATPNQVVAVSEALKQHIDVGRLAMHFHDTRGTALANVVAALELGIAIFDSSSGGLGGCPYAPGAAGNLATEDLLYMLHGMGIETGVSLEGVVAATRLIADSLDHPPTSKYYQAATAPK
- a CDS encoding acetyl-CoA carboxylase biotin carboxylase subunit, which gives rise to MSAPFQTVLIANRGEIAVRIAKTARAMGIRTVAVYSDADAGAPHVRTCDVAVRIGPPPAQQSYLRIDAVIAAARDTGAQAIHPGYGFLSENARFASACADAGIRFVGPPPEAMRAMGDKIAAKKTAEAAGVPTVPGYLGDDQSRKTLAAHAKRIGVPLLIKASAGGGGKGMRVVRDLAEFDDALEGAQREALAAFGDGTVFLERYLAAPRHIEVQILADAHGACIHLGERECSVQRRHQKVLEETPSTVVSPALRAEMGAAAVRAAQAVGYVNAGTIEFMLDASGKYYFLEMNTRLQVEHPITEAVTGVDLVREQLYVAAGDRLRLAQGDIVSRGHAIEMRVYAEDAARGFLPSIGRITAFEAPTGPGLRVDTGVEAGSDVTIDYDPMLAKLIAYDRTRDACIERMAAALDDFIVGGVTTNIAFLRWLVGHDAFRRGETTTAFIDEHFRPEMLLAGVHDDVALLAAAAAAAGQPDDAASGSVWRRLGAWRHAAEPRTIVFAGHEATPVMVLLGADGRWSCTSGAEEAIVFFDGAGSTIAHAGATTRFAAWPSRGKISVAIGGFVRDFALLAPPSAQSSGHGHGTGSGAGVVEAPMSGKIVKTPVRAGDEVSARDVLVVMEAMKMEHTVLAPYDAVVRSVDVTPGDTVGAGDVLVALEAYA
- a CDS encoding enoyl-CoA hydratase-related protein; translated protein: MTFETLRVERQGPIARVTFARPDVRNALNARMIADLTSAFSALSSDESVRAVVLQGDGSSFSGGADINYMRAGLDLGERENEADALRLYDMFASIDRCAAPVIARVHGAALGGGSGIIAACDIVIATDDAIFGFTEARLGIVPAVISPFVLRKIGASHARALFTTGERFDAARALRIGLVHDVVPAAGLDAAVARVVDAILACGPQATRVAKTIVRTVSMMSAEEARAWTAETTAKRRASDEGQEGLRAFLEKRKPDWT